A stretch of Coccidioides posadasii str. Silveira chromosome 2, complete sequence DNA encodes these proteins:
- the FAB1 gene encoding 1-phosphatidylinositol-3-phosphate 5-kinase (EggNog:ENOG410PG1R~COG:T~BUSCO:75at33183): MASQRSQETSSPSASSIFLPLGRRSRRGSVASYSTQTERENLTEALDQIHNAASNSDTLTVFNEFTNPPVPSSATDNKTGVVGDLQGGLSGLYSLLRASVGGVKDMVGSSTKAADSEATTAKTLQSPPSQLSLSALGATENQRSSSNSAHASKTQSPLAGTFSTHHGGMTSFSAPKSSKMSSKAPSISSKASMPSVGALKPSLSSLTKVSPSSAVDPAVSEVNVNAVRPGPHHTPSNSGSLSASIMTNADSTASDRIDGSLQMLSLQSSQELKTSVSTRPPELLANTGNEAHIYEERDRVIPGTLHSRGTLPHERTLSPTKPSMTDSQNELTELNTAFPHSQWDDKEPELDNNVQPQVRNSTTSFSVDASPVQTSMTNSVAKLSTGESSVNDTRTATAATSVSMTDREPSSGHSSRTSLIKSREKATPRISQSRLPGYGPSRMLSSTSSGARSSTAIPHISFDTPEPVRSSQSGTRVSQDLDRSQRGNSTPFRRKLLSREYWMRDENAKDCFHCGEPFSTFRRKHHCRTCGQIFDSKCTCIISGAPFGHSGSIRVCKRCEAVINGHESDSSDYSGDDLSPVVFNSRNSESLGNAVKARLSAEDDDSSSVVSQSVDQVLKTPTMAIPATRRTGDGNNRRSAILEIESDRPLTRPTSSRSLRSSLNGRALSVSHKRHHSRTQYIRNLKSYHEDKAPFQRRVGEDFPSNSKLHAFHRDSIIDPDLAQYLSDDASSADEQPNLFSVVSDGPLSKSSGEGEKATFGGFLAAVKKGRSRFGDKSGGTYSGRDLDDGSVSSSRAVNPGRSLRRRNLSVASSVHQRFSPRPSKDTPSVVHYFQDPNMATFSATQPSGPGGFKMTRSSSMRGAGAPPIELNRASLQHVRKLLRQLLKDASIPHSHSWETALLPILLKATDDVEPDVQQGDDMDIRHYVKLKKIPGGRPGDTSYVSGLVFTKNLALKSMSRSIPRPNILIITFPLEYARQQQHFMSLEPVIRQEREFLENLVGRISALRPNVLLVEKNVSGLALQLLEKADIATAYNVKPSVLEAVSRCTRTKIITSMDRLVAAPAYPGQCGSFDVKTYVHNGRKKTYMYISGCPKELGCTIALRGASNEVLMKIKRITEFMVYVVYNLKLETCLMRDEFAKIPTSPQGNTPSMKHSPSASISGNAESKLLAESGPGDIPNTKEKSHDHQTSQPDLSVMTASLDAQCTKPDTCQDTPAPAFYEDMVEKHQTKILSASPFVKFQQPYLLMRARELERQLAYLKRLRDQDFAAHAPIDETGKSQRFVLITPEMIHESPSGASKKAKEVLHAVHDAEYDRALYIYQTQKRQWETYISGNSNLFDPYAHQNIVVLYSLVCTTTSIPCSGPDLFALDFYNDHGSDRIFEADCTLGQYVEDLCHNANTVCTVNGCEERMFDHHQQYVHGDAQVSIFVQPYPSKLRGLQDTILMWSCCKKCGNETPAMPMSDSTWKYSFGKYLELSFSSADLHIRAGVCSHDLHRDHLRYFGYKDVALRIHYDPITLLEIIVPRPRVTWKVDKDLRLRNEIFTKAEYRLTRFMNSVKARLKGMNVESVVPEMVQSCKLEIEVLLKRANEEHATLLKQHQEMYMNSRYWETIPLNRVILSMQEKVVEWDATFAEFERNYFPSEKDIKRLAALQLKRIFLDKDVSVTSLTSGDETPATTPEPDEQGTEVKTSPGMKRRMTLSPQQAKSVLESVVEEHSGRSNKDHDSERQLSPSLAPKEEANTPPEIPMNPQDGVQHLDLAIPNSIAERLSPPKETAENSSDQRNFLEQISEVTPPSLNADANEAEASSKVEKDPQPEEVSDNPGDDNNSSEATEEMTSKPPPSGIPRPSGEKGIRRAFRARSPPLLRTQSQPAHILKEKSLTGRLSPANFTPSTTPPPKNEETPYYHTEESKPKGAEKRLSERLGLSSLKPSKLTSGHSLIPRSIPSKPNSKVSSLARHFEQLSREFEKERQRERRQRAAQGKQSRAYPMASSNPIMEVYKSVKDAVDPSDEDFLTNLPSGAPSRESTSLTDGGEKRVVPADHPPKPEEPQPDSEPRPSEESSREGSQPPSEPDGDGEQSETEKCLLEEFHSAEDANNIPADEIALELKELPKHERNSLVKMLANFWAERSASGWAPLDYPLSDSDHVFADCDIIVREDEPSSLIAFALDSGDYKQKLRSIQETNEMAQTNISTEVGSPDSQPEVEQSLLRSTGTHLKYQFQEGSAKMLCKIFYAEQFDALRRKCGISERIVESLSRCMKWDSKGGKTKSLFLKTLDERFILKSLSTVETQAFLKFAPAYFQIMSEALFHELPSAIAKMFGFYQVIIKNPTTGVEFNWFLLLMENLFYDRNPTRIFDLKGSMRNRKVQSTGEQNEVLLDENMVEFIYESPLFTREHSKKLLSQSVWNDTLFLARQNVMDYSLMIAIDEGRQELVVGIIDCIRTYTWDKKLESWIKDRGFAGGGKNRPTVTSPKEYKNRFREAMARYVLHAPNPWHQFQIPNLGKPAPSALDGRQESDLGDRQAELINDL, encoded by the coding sequence ATGGCATCACAAAGGTCTCAGGAGACATCAAGTCCTTCCGCATCCTCCATCTTCCTCCCCCTCGGTCGGCGATCTCGACGAGGCTCCGTTGCCTCATACAGCACCCAAACTGAGAGGGAGAATCTGACGGAAGCTCTCGATCAGATCCACAATGCAGCTTCCAATTCCGATACCCTCACCGTTTTCAATGAGTTCACGAACCCCCCCGTACCCTCGTCCGCCACCGATAACAAGACTGGCGTCGTGGGGGATCTGCAGGGTGGCCTGAGTGGACTCTATAGCCTTTTACGAGCATCCGTCGGTGGTGTTAAGGACATGGTTGGGAGTTCAACGAAAGCGGCCGATTCTGAAGCTACGACGGCAAAGACTCTTCAATCTCCGCCATCCCAGCTGAGCCTATCCGCGTTGGGAGCCACTGAAAACCAGCGGTCATCGTCGAATTCGGCACATGCTTCTAAAACACAGTCGCCACTAGCGGGGACATTCTCGACCCACCACGGAGGAATGACGAGTTTCTCCGCCCCCAAATCCTCCAAAATGTCCTCCAAAGCCCCAAGTATTTCCTCAAAGGCCTCGATGCCATCCGTTGGCGCGCTAAAACCGTCTCTCAGCTCCCTGACAAAGgtttctccatcttcagCTGTGGACCCCGCCGTTAGTGAGGTTAATGTGAACGCTGTCAGACCCGGGCCGCATCACACACCGAGTAATTCGGGCAGCTTATCAGCGAGTATCATGACAAATGCAGATTCAACGGCATCCGACCGCATAGATGGTTCTCTACAGATGTTGTCGCTGCAGTCATCGCAAGAGCTGAAGACTAGTGTGTCAACTCGTCCTCCAGAGCTGTTGGCCAACACCGGCAACGAAGCTCATATTTATGAGGAGAGAGATCGCGTTATACCCGGCACATTACACTCACGAGGAACTTTACCCCACGAACGGACTTTGTCACCGACAAAGCCGTCCATGACTGATTCTCAAAACGAATTAACAGAGCTTAACACCGCGTTTCCCCACTCCCAGTGGGACGATAAAGAACCAGAACTTGACAATAATGTTCAGCCTCAAGTACGAAACTCTACTACTTCCTTCTCCGTGGATGCCTCACCTGTGCAGACGTCTATGACAAACAGTGTCGCAAAACTATCGACTGGTGAGAGCTCGGTCAATGATACTAGAACCGCCACTGCCGCTACATCGGTGTCTATGACGGACAGGGAGCCCTCGTCGGGTCACTCATCTCGAACGTCTCTCATAAAATCACGAGAGAAGGCGACGCCTCGAATTAGCCAAAGTCGTTTACCAGGATATGGGCCCTCCCGTATGCTATCCTCAACGTCCTCCGGTGCTCGTTCATCTACGGCCATTCCTCACATTTCATTCGATACCCCGGAGCCGGTTCGTTCCAGCCAAAGTGGTACGAGGGTGTCGCAGGACCTAGATCGCTCGCAAAGGGGCAACTCTACACCTTTTAGAAGAAAACTCTTAAGTAGAGAATACTGGATGCGAGACGAGAATGCTAAGGATTGTTTCCATTGTGGAGAGCCTTTCTCCACGTTTCGAAGGAAGCATCACTGTCGAACATGTGGTCAAATTTTCGACTCCAAATGCACATGCATCATCTCGGGAGCCCCGTTTGGCCATTCTGGCTCTATCCGAGTTTGCAAACGTTGCGAGGCTGTGATTAACGGTCATGAATCCGACTCTTCTGATTACAGTGGCGATGATTTGAGTCCAGTAGTCTTCAATTCCCGTAATTCGGAAAGCCTAGGAAATGCCGTCAAGGCTAGACTTTCCGCCGAAGACGATGATTCTTCGTCCGTTGTCTCTCAATCGGTTGATCAGGTTTTGAAAACTCCGACCATGGCTATTCCTGCGACACGGCGCACAGGAGATGGAAATAATCGTCGCTCTGCCATTCTCGAAATAGAGTCTGACCGCCCGCTTACGAGGCCCACATCCTCTAGGTCGTTACGATCCTCTTTAAATGGAAGAGCACTCTCCGTCTCTCATAAACGGCACCATTCCAGAACCCAATATATCCGCAACCTAAAATCCTATCATGAAGACAAAGCACCTTTTCAGCGCCGTGTCGGGGAGGACTTTCCCAGCAACTCTAAGCTGCATGCATTCCATCGAGATAGCATTATCGACCCTGATTTGGCGCAGTACCTTTCAGACGATGCCTCAAGCGCCGACGAGCAACCAAATTTGTTTTCTGTAGTCTCCGATGGACCTCTTTCCAAGAGTAGTGGTGAGGGAGAGAAGGCAACCTTTGGAGGTTTCCTTGCAGCAGTAAAAAAGGGCCGTTCCCGCTTTGGTGACAAGTCTGGAGGAACTTACTCTGGCCGAGATTTGGATGATGGAAGCGTTAGCAGTTCCCGAGCTGTAAACCCGGGTCGTTCCCTTAGAAGGCGAAATTTGAGCGTCGCAAGTAGCGTCCATCAGCGCTTTTCACCAAGACCTTCTAAAGACACTCCATCAGTCGTTCATTATTTTCAGGATCCCAACATGGCTACATTCTCTGCGACCCAGCCATCTGGTCCCGGAGGATTTAAGATGACAAGAAGTTCATCAATGAGAGGCGCTGGCGCTCCTCCGATTGAATTGAACCGAGCAAGTCTTCAGCATGTAAGAAAGCTCCTTCGACAGCTGCTAAAAGACGCATCTATACCGCACTCGCACAGCTGGGAAACGGCTCTACTGCCAATTCTTTTAAAGGCCACTGATGATGTTGAACCTGACGTTCAACAGGGCGATGACATGGACATACGACATTATGTCAAGCTCAAGAAAATACCAGGTGGTCGGCCAGGGGACACATCTTACGTATCTGGCCTTGTCTTTACGAAAAACTTGGCTCTGAAAAGTATGTCGAGAAGTATCCCGCGACCAAACATACTCATTATCACTTTCCCTTTGGAGTACGCGCGGCAGCAACAGCATTTCATGAGCCTGGAGCCAGTAATTCGCCAAGAGCGTGAGTTCCTGGAAAATCTTGTTGGAAGAATATCCGCGTTGCGACCCAATGTTCTTTTAGTGGAGAAGAATGTATCCGGCTTGGCTCTGCAGCTCCTGGAAAAGGCAGATATTGCAACAGCTTACAATGTTAAGCCATCTGTCCTCGAAGCGGTGTCAAGATGCACTCGGACCAAGATTATCACGTCGATGGACAGGCTTGTTGCTGCGCCGGCATACCCTGGTCAATGTGGTAGCTTTGACGTCAAAACATACGTTCACAACGGCCGAAAGAAGACATACATGTATATCTCTGGGTGTCCCAAAGAGCTAGGTTGCACAATTGCGCTCCGAGGGGCTAGCAACGAGGTCCTTATGAAGATTAAGCGAATCACGGAGTTCATGGTCTACGTTGTTTATAACCTCAAACTCGAGACCTGCCTCATGAGGGATGAATTCGCGAAGATCCCAACGTCGCCACAGGGAAATACTCCATCGATGAAGCATAGCCCCTCGGCCTCCATCAGTGGGAATGCTGAATCTAAACTCTTGGCAGAAAGTGGTCCAGGAGATATTCCCAACACAAAGGAGAAAAGCCATGATCATCAAACTAGCCAGCCAGATCTTTCGGTGATGACCGCATCTTTAGATGCTCAATGCACTAAGCCGGATACTTGCCAGGATACTCCAGCCCCTGCATTCTACGAAGATATGGTCGAAAAGCATCAAACAAAAATCCTCTCGGCTTCTCCTTTCGTTAAATTTCAACAACCGTACCTCTTGATGCGTGCGAGGGAGCTTGAAAGGCAACTTGCATATCTCAAACGCCTTCGTGATCAGGATTTTGCAGCTCACGCGCCAATCGATGAGACTGGAAAATCTCAGAGGTTTGTCCTTATTACACCTGAAATGATACACGAGTCACCGTCAGGCGCCTCGAAAAAGGCGAAAGAAGTCCTGCATGCAGTGCACGATGCAGAATATGACAGAGCCTTATATATCTACCAAACGCAGAAACGACAATGGGAAACCTATATATCCGGCAACAGTAATCTTTTCGATCCTTATGCGCATCAGAATATCGTCGTTCTTTATAGCTTGGTGTGCACGACCACGTCCATCCCTTGTTCGGGACCAGATCTCTTCGCCCTCGACTTCTATAATGATCATGGCTCAGATAGGATTTTCGAGGCCGATTGCACGTTAGGCCAGTATGTGGAGGATTTATGTCACAATGCAAATACTGTATGCACAGTTAATGGCTGCGAAGAACGAATGTTTGACCACCACCAACAATACGTGCATGGTGACGCTCAGGTTAGCATTTTCGTCCAGCCATATCCCTCAAAACTTCGCGGTTTGCAGGACACAATCCTCATGTGGAGCTGCTGCAAGAAATGCGGAAATGAAACACCCGCAATGCCCATGTCGGACAGTACCTGGAAATACTCCTTCGGGAAATATCTCGAGCTATCCTTTTCTAGCGCAGACTTGCATATCCGAGCCGGAGTTTGTTCTCATGATCTGCATAGAGATCATTTGAGGTATTTTGGCTACAAAGACGTCGCGCTTCGCATTCACTATGACCCAATTACTCTGCTCGAAATCATAGTGCCACGCCCGCGCGTGACGTGGAAAGTGGACAAGGACCTTCGGCTCCGAAATGAAATCTTTACCAAAGCTGAGTATCGATTAACACGCTTCATGAATTCAGTTAAAGCGCGGTTAAAAGGAATGAACGTCGAGAGTGTTGTTCCGGAAATGGTCCAGTCTTGCAAGCTAGAGATTGAGGTTCTTCTGAAGAGAGCCAACGAGGAGCACGCCACTCTTCTTAAGCAGCATCAGGAAATGTATATGAACTCGAGGTACTGGGAAACCATCCCTCTAAACCGTGTGATCTTATCCATGCAGGAAAAGGTTGTTGAATGGGATGCAACTTTCGCCGAGTTTGAGCGCAACTATTTCCCATCTGAAAAGGATATTAAGCGATTGGCAGCACTACAGCTCAAACGGATTTTCCTCgataaagatgtgtctgtTACCTCCCTCACTTCTGGTGATGAAACTCCAGCGACGACTCCGGAGCCTGACGAACAAGGCACTGAAGTTAAAACTTCTCCGGGCATGAAACGGAGGATGACGTTATCCCCGCAGCAAGCAAAAAGCGTTCTCGAGTCTGTTGTGGAGGAGCATTCTGGCCGGTCGAACAAGGATCACGATAGCGAGAGACAACTATCGCCTTCCCTTGCCCCTAAGGAAGAAGCAAATACTCCACCGGAAATACCCATGAATCCTCAGGATGGTGTGCAGCATTTGGATTTGGCTATTCCTAATAGCATTGCCGAACGACTTTCGCCGCCAAAGGAAACTGCTGAAAACTCTAGTGACCAGCGTAACTTCCTGGAGCAAATTTCTGAAGTTACACCGCCGAGCTTGAATGCAGACGCCAATGAAGCGGAAGCCTCGTCGAAGGTTGAAAAGGACCCACAGCCCGAAGAGGTTTCCGATAATCCAGGCGATGATAACAATTCCTCCGAAGCTACGGAAGAAATGACTTCTAAACCTCCTCCATCAGGGATACCGCGCCCTTCGGGTGAGAAAGGGATTCGGAGAGCGTTCCGCGCACGCTCTCCACCGCTCCTTCGAACCCAGTCACAACCTGCGCATATCCTAAAGGAAAAGAGCCTCACCGGAAGACTGTCTCCTGCAAACTTTACTCCAAGCACTACTCCTCCCCCCAAGAATGAAGAAACCCCTTACTATCATACCGAAGAATCAAAGCCAAAAGGAGCCGAAAAACGGCTTTCGGAACGACTGGGGTTGTCGTCTTTAAAACCTAGCAAATTGACATCGGGGCATTCTCTGATACCGCGCTCTATCCCCAGCAAGCCTAACTCAAAGGTTTCCTCGCTTGCAAGACATTTTGAGCAATTGAGTCGCGAGTTCGAGAAAGAACGGCAAAGGGAAAGGAGACAACGAGCCGCGCAGGGGAAGCAGTCACGTGCATATCCAATGGCATCCTCGAATCCAATCATGGAAGTTTACAAGAGCGTGAAGGATGCAGTTGACCCCTCAGACGAAGACTTCCTGACAAACCTGCCTTCGGGAGCTCCATCGAGGGAGTCGACCAGCCTAACCGATGGAGGGGAGAAACGTGTTGTTCCTGCCGATCACCCACCAAAGCCCGAAGAGCCTCAGCCGGACTCTGAGCCAAGGCCGTCTGAGGAGTCTTCGCGCGAAGGTAGTCAGCCTCCCTCGGAACCTGATGGTGATGGTGAGCAGAGTGAAACTGAGAAATGTCTGCTTGAAGAGTTTCATTCAGCCGAAGATGCGAATAATATACCTGCCGATGAAATTGCATTGGAACTAAAGGAGCTGCCGAAACATGAACGGAACTCTTTGGTTAAGATGCTTGCCAACTTTTGGGCAGAGCGCTCCGCGAGTGGCTGGGCACCTCTTGACTACCCCTTGAGCGATTCAGATCATGTGTTTGCTGATTGTGACATAATTGTCCGAGAAGATGAACCGAGCTCTTTGATCGCGTTTGCTTTAGACTCGGGCGACTACAAGCAGAAGCTTCGAAGCATTCAAGAGACTAATGAGATGGCCCAGACGAACATTTCAACGGAAGTTGGAAGTCCCGATTCTCAACCAGAAGTTGAGCAGTCGCTGCTGCGGAGTACGGGGACACACCTTAAGTACCAATTCCAGGAGGGCAGCGCGAAAATGCTTTGCAAGATATTTTACGCGGAGCAGTTTGATGCCCTTCGGAGAAAATGCGGCATCTCTGAACGCATCGTGGAATCTCTATCTCGCTGCATGAAATGGGATTCCAAAGGCGGCAAAACTAAGTCCCTCTTCCTGAAGACACTTGATGAGAGGTTCATCCTCAAATCACTATCGACAGTT